In a single window of the Prochlorococcus marinus str. AS9601 genome:
- a CDS encoding NAD(P)H dehydrogenase assembly family protein, protein MKFEINDKVKLIAPVSYLKTSDNMPMLRPPDLVAIDEIGEILSIKSPDTVEVKFRRGSFLIDIDKIEKK, encoded by the coding sequence ATGAAATTTGAGATCAACGATAAGGTTAAGTTGATTGCTCCAGTCTCTTACTTGAAGACATCAGATAATATGCCTATGTTAAGACCACCTGATCTAGTGGCAATTGATGAAATTGGGGAAATCCTTTCAATTAAATCTCCAGATACTGTTGAAGTAAAGTTTAGGAGAGGTTCGTTTTTAATAGATATTGATAAGATTGAGAAAAAATAA
- a CDS encoding DUF2103 domain-containing protein encodes MGRLVLNHSTNLEGLIPILQKLALENNIKTITPAVISRARGRSSKLIIRLSVKTINGYKAIARKGNTAQEVFISTELSKDELKEIIDLYNKK; translated from the coding sequence TTGGGAAGGTTAGTATTAAATCATAGTACAAATTTAGAAGGTCTAATTCCAATACTTCAAAAATTAGCACTGGAAAATAATATCAAGACAATAACTCCAGCTGTTATTTCAAGAGCCAGAGGAAGATCCTCTAAATTGATAATAAGATTGTCAGTTAAAACTATAAACGGATATAAAGCAATCGCAAGAAAGGGTAATACAGCTCAAGAAGTTTTTATTTCAACAGAGTTAAGTAAAGATGAATTAAAAGAAATCATAGATCTTTATAATAAAAAGTAA
- a CDS encoding DUF2130 domain-containing protein: MKDIKCPSCGKTFRIDPSSFEEILLQIKDEEFNKQIKERLTLAEEDNKKALEILKRELKIQLIEQNRIKESEIQTLESKLKIAEEKKTNALNDLKNQATNKINSLNNELIKLKDEIKNQSLISELSLKNKVSEAVNNLEKENSSLTNSIEKMRLEHSINEKLIEEKFKSKISERDLTIQELREMKSRLSTKMIGETLEIHCETQFNLNRASAFKNSYFEKDNDATSGSKGDYIFREFDENKTEVVSIMFEMKNESLNGTNKRKNEDFLKELDKDRRQKSCEYAVLVSLLEPDSELYNAGIVDVSHRFPKMFVIRPQFFLPIISLLRNASMETLKYKSQIDLMKRENFDITNFESTLEQFKNAVGKNVSLAQDRFNDAISEIDKSITHLQKTKEALVLSKKHLLSADSKSQDLTVKKLTRNNPTMKKKFNDLNNFEDEVA; encoded by the coding sequence ATGAAAGATATTAAATGTCCTTCATGCGGCAAAACTTTCCGGATTGATCCCAGCAGCTTTGAAGAAATACTTCTTCAGATAAAAGACGAGGAGTTTAACAAACAAATAAAAGAAAGACTTACTCTAGCTGAAGAAGATAATAAAAAAGCTTTGGAAATTTTAAAACGAGAGTTAAAAATACAGTTAATAGAGCAAAATCGTATTAAAGAGTCCGAAATCCAAACTCTTGAATCTAAATTAAAAATAGCTGAAGAAAAGAAAACAAATGCTCTTAATGATTTAAAAAATCAAGCAACAAATAAAATTAATTCACTGAATAATGAATTAATCAAGTTAAAGGATGAAATTAAAAATCAGTCTTTAATTTCAGAATTATCCTTAAAAAATAAAGTTAGTGAAGCTGTTAATAATTTAGAAAAAGAAAACTCATCATTAACAAATTCCATTGAAAAGATGAGGCTTGAACATTCAATTAATGAAAAATTAATTGAAGAAAAGTTTAAAAGCAAAATTAGTGAAAGGGACTTGACTATTCAGGAGTTAAGAGAAATGAAATCCAGATTATCTACAAAGATGATAGGAGAAACATTAGAAATCCATTGCGAAACCCAATTTAATCTGAATCGTGCCTCTGCGTTTAAAAACTCATATTTCGAAAAGGATAATGATGCCACTTCTGGAAGTAAAGGGGACTATATATTTAGAGAATTTGATGAAAATAAAACTGAAGTTGTATCAATAATGTTCGAGATGAAGAATGAAAGTTTAAATGGAACTAATAAAAGAAAAAACGAAGATTTTTTAAAAGAATTAGATAAAGATAGAAGGCAAAAATCTTGTGAATATGCAGTACTCGTTTCTCTATTAGAACCAGATAGTGAACTATATAATGCTGGCATAGTAGATGTTTCTCATAGATTCCCAAAAATGTTTGTCATAAGACCTCAATTTTTCTTACCCATTATTTCTCTGTTAAGAAATGCATCTATGGAAACCTTAAAATACAAATCACAAATTGATTTAATGAAACGTGAGAATTTTGATATAACTAATTTTGAAAGTACTCTTGAGCAATTCAAAAATGCAGTTGGTAAAAATGTTTCTCTTGCCCAAGATAGATTTAATGATGCAATTTCAGAAATTGATAAATCAATAACTCATTTACAAAAAACTAAGGAGGCTTTAGTTCTCTCAAAAAAACATCTTTTATCTGCTGACAGCAAATCTCAAGATTTGACAGTAAAAAAATTAACTAGAAATAACCCAACCATGAAGAAAAAGTTTAATGATTTAAATAATTTCGAAGATGAAGTAGCCTAA
- the clpP gene encoding ATP-dependent Clp endopeptidase proteolytic subunit ClpP — MMIPLVLEESGGSERVFDIYSRLLRERIIFLGEQVTSETANRIVAQLLFLEAEDPDKDIYMYINSPGGSVYDGLGIFDTMQHVKPDIHTVCVGLAASMGAFLLAAGTKGKRSSLRHSRIMIHQPLGGARGQASDIRIQADEILFLKERLNTELSERTGKDYDTIKEDTDRDFYMSPNEAVEYGLIDLVLDKKPIKV, encoded by the coding sequence ATTATGATCCCTTTAGTTTTAGAAGAATCGGGCGGTAGTGAAAGAGTCTTTGATATTTATTCGAGACTATTAAGAGAGAGAATAATCTTTTTAGGTGAACAAGTTACTAGTGAAACTGCTAATAGAATTGTTGCTCAATTATTGTTCCTCGAGGCAGAGGATCCAGATAAGGACATTTATATGTACATAAATTCACCTGGCGGATCAGTATATGATGGATTGGGTATCTTTGACACAATGCAACATGTAAAGCCTGACATACATACAGTTTGTGTTGGTCTAGCAGCTAGTATGGGTGCATTTTTGCTCGCGGCAGGTACTAAAGGTAAAAGAAGCAGCCTTAGACATTCAAGAATAATGATTCATCAACCACTTGGAGGTGCTAGAGGGCAAGCAAGTGATATAAGAATTCAAGCAGATGAAATTTTGTTCTTAAAAGAACGACTAAATACTGAATTATCAGAAAGAACTGGAAAGGATTATGACACTATCAAAGAAGATACTGATAGAGATTTTTATATGTCCCCAAACGAAGCCGTTGAGTACGGTTTAATTGATCTCGTGTTAGATAAGAAACCAATAAAAGTTTAG
- the ftsH gene encoding ATP-dependent zinc metalloprotease FtsH, whose translation MNQKFKTLILWALPILLVIALSYQFLSSSNVDSLKSNGTTVAPRNSAVARVSYGRFLDYINSGRVTSVDIFEGGRNAVIETIDSDLDNKVQRLRVDLPGLTPELINILKKEGISFDVHPIKTAPPALGILGNLLFPAILIGGLILLARRSNGMPGGPGQAMQFGKTKARFAMEAETGVVFDDVAGVNEAKQDLQEVVTFLKKPEKFTSVGARIPKGVLLVGPPGTGKTLLAKAIAGEAGVPFFSLSGSEFVEMFVGVGASRVRDLFKRAKENSPCLIFIDEIDAVGRQRGAGIGGGNDEREQTLNQLLTEMDGFEGNSGIIIIAATNRPDVLDSALMRPGRFDRQVTVDAPDIKGRLSILEVHARNKKLQEDLTLESIARRTPGFTGADLANLLNEAAILTARRRKDSISISEIDDSVDRIVAGMEGSPLTDGRSKRLIAYHEVGHALIGSLVKAHDPVQKVTVIPRGQAKGLTWFTPDDEQTLVSRAQLKARIMGALGGRAAEDVVFGEGEITTGAGGDFQQVASMARQMVTRFGMSNLGPIALESGNQEVFVGRDLMTRSEVSDSISKQIDESVRIMVKECYKETYDIVSKNREAMDKIVDLLIEKETLDGDEFVSILSKFTKIPEKDRTPQLLS comes from the coding sequence ATGAATCAAAAATTTAAAACATTAATTTTATGGGCTTTACCTATACTTTTAGTAATAGCACTTTCCTACCAATTTTTATCTTCAAGCAACGTTGATTCACTTAAATCTAACGGGACTACTGTTGCGCCAAGAAATTCAGCGGTAGCAAGAGTTAGTTACGGCAGATTTTTAGATTACATTAATTCGGGAAGGGTTACATCTGTCGATATTTTTGAGGGAGGCAGAAATGCAGTTATAGAGACCATAGATTCGGATTTAGATAATAAAGTTCAAAGGTTGCGTGTAGATCTTCCCGGCTTAACACCAGAACTTATAAATATTTTAAAAAAAGAGGGAATTAGTTTTGATGTTCATCCAATAAAAACAGCTCCCCCTGCATTAGGAATTTTAGGTAATTTACTCTTCCCGGCTATCTTAATTGGAGGTTTAATTTTGTTAGCGAGGAGGTCAAATGGTATGCCTGGGGGGCCTGGACAAGCAATGCAGTTTGGGAAAACTAAAGCAAGATTTGCAATGGAAGCTGAAACAGGAGTTGTATTCGATGATGTTGCAGGCGTTAATGAAGCTAAACAGGATTTGCAAGAAGTTGTTACTTTTCTGAAAAAACCAGAAAAATTTACTTCTGTAGGAGCAAGAATTCCCAAAGGGGTTCTATTAGTAGGACCTCCTGGTACTGGTAAAACCCTTTTAGCTAAAGCAATTGCAGGTGAAGCTGGTGTTCCATTCTTCTCATTATCAGGTTCTGAATTTGTTGAAATGTTTGTTGGTGTTGGAGCTAGTAGAGTAAGAGACCTTTTCAAAAGAGCTAAAGAGAATAGTCCCTGTTTAATTTTTATTGATGAAATCGACGCAGTCGGAAGGCAAAGAGGTGCAGGTATTGGTGGAGGTAATGATGAGAGAGAACAAACTCTCAATCAATTACTTACTGAAATGGATGGTTTCGAAGGTAATAGTGGCATAATAATAATTGCAGCCACAAACAGGCCCGATGTTCTAGACTCAGCGCTAATGAGACCAGGCAGATTTGATAGGCAGGTAACTGTAGATGCACCTGATATCAAGGGCAGACTATCAATATTGGAAGTTCATGCAAGGAATAAGAAACTTCAAGAGGATTTAACGCTTGAAAGCATTGCGAGAAGAACACCAGGTTTTACTGGAGCAGATTTAGCAAATTTATTAAATGAGGCTGCTATATTAACTGCCAGGAGGAGAAAAGACTCTATAAGTATCTCAGAAATTGATGACTCTGTAGATAGGATTGTCGCAGGAATGGAAGGTTCCCCATTAACAGATGGTAGAAGTAAGAGATTAATTGCTTATCATGAAGTTGGCCATGCTCTCATAGGTTCACTTGTCAAAGCCCATGATCCTGTTCAAAAAGTGACCGTCATTCCAAGAGGTCAAGCTAAAGGATTAACTTGGTTTACCCCAGATGACGAACAAACCCTTGTTAGCAGGGCGCAATTAAAAGCTAGGATAATGGGTGCTTTAGGTGGAAGAGCTGCTGAAGATGTTGTTTTTGGAGAAGGTGAGATTACAACAGGAGCTGGAGGTGATTTTCAACAAGTTGCTTCAATGGCTCGCCAAATGGTTACTAGATTTGGAATGAGTAATTTAGGTCCGATAGCTTTAGAAAGTGGTAATCAAGAAGTATTTGTTGGTAGAGATTTAATGACTAGAAGTGAAGTTTCTGATTCAATTTCTAAACAAATAGATGAAAGTGTAAGAATAATGGTAAAAGAATGTTATAAAGAGACCTACGATATAGTAAGCAAAAATAGAGAAGCTATGGATAAGATAGTTGACCTATTAATCGAAAAAGAGACATTAGATGGTGATGAATTTGTAAGTATTCTCTCCAAATTCACCAAAATTCCTGAGAAAGACAGAACACCTCAATTATTAAGCTAA
- a CDS encoding M16 family metallopeptidase → MLKRYFLNNKKRNFSIASIWIKGGSDMDSTGKKGINKILCSLLTRGCEGFNNLTLSEYIESYGAELNQEIFEDGISISIKSLNEHFSKLFPLLELIINKPILSETEFKKVKKSSIDHIKKDKENPFNICFEKWRKIVYSNHPYAFNTIGNASDVSKITYEDILLEFKNLKKREKYLISNNPEINGENYGTLEKKILKEKSDPLNHNLKTTNRFDYISNDTNQTIIMMGDQTCSRRSSEYFPLKVLESYLSYGMSAALFKLFREKHGITYDLGVYYPIRSGNAPFLIYLSVSNDQALFAFELLSTLWKNLLLNPLTDAEIFLAKEKLKGSFLLGNQSLDEILHRKIQLVSYGISPISENELNSKIEEISSLDILTLTNKYFSKPFLCISGNKNICLEISNRWKKNF, encoded by the coding sequence ATGTTAAAGAGATATTTTTTAAATAATAAAAAAAGAAATTTTTCAATTGCTTCAATTTGGATTAAAGGGGGGAGTGATATGGATAGTACTGGCAAAAAAGGTATTAACAAGATCCTTTGTTCATTACTTACCAGAGGATGTGAAGGTTTTAACAATTTAACTCTCTCTGAATATATTGAGTCCTATGGAGCAGAATTAAATCAAGAAATATTTGAAGATGGAATTTCAATAAGTATTAAATCCCTAAATGAACATTTCAGCAAATTATTCCCTTTATTAGAGTTAATAATTAATAAGCCAATCCTTTCGGAAACTGAATTTAAAAAAGTAAAAAAATCTTCTATTGATCACATTAAAAAAGATAAAGAGAATCCATTCAATATCTGTTTTGAAAAATGGAGAAAAATTGTTTATTCAAATCATCCTTATGCCTTTAACACAATAGGCAATGCTAGTGATGTCTCAAAGATTACCTATGAAGATATTTTACTTGAGTTTAAAAATTTAAAAAAAAGAGAAAAGTATTTAATTTCAAATAATCCTGAAATAAATGGAGAAAATTATGGAACACTTGAAAAAAAAATCTTAAAAGAAAAATCAGATCCTTTAAATCACAATTTAAAAACTACAAATAGATTTGATTACATTAGTAATGATACAAATCAAACAATAATAATGATGGGTGACCAAACTTGCTCGCGAAGAAGTAGTGAATATTTTCCTCTTAAGGTTTTGGAGTCATATTTATCTTATGGAATGAGCGCTGCTTTATTTAAACTTTTTAGAGAAAAACATGGTATCACTTACGATTTAGGTGTTTATTATCCTATCAGGAGTGGAAATGCCCCATTTTTAATTTATTTATCCGTATCTAATGATCAAGCACTTTTTGCTTTTGAACTTTTATCAACACTATGGAAAAATTTACTTTTAAATCCGTTGACTGATGCTGAAATATTTTTAGCAAAAGAAAAACTAAAAGGTTCTTTTTTATTAGGAAATCAATCACTAGATGAAATTTTACACAGAAAGATACAGTTAGTTAGTTATGGTATTTCACCAATTTCAGAGAACGAATTAAATTCAAAAATAGAGGAAATTTCTTCGTTAGATATTTTGACATTAACTAATAAGTATTTTTCAAAACCTTTTCTGTGTATTTCTGGAAATAAAAATATATGTTTAGAAATTTCTAATAGGTGGAAGAAAAACTTTTAG
- a CDS encoding M16 family metallopeptidase → MKVGDVNYYTHSSKTRCVFVDNKELPLISIDIWCKAGSSFEDVDKNGTAHFLEHMIFKGSNKIMPGEFDHKIESLGGVSNASTGYDDVHYHVLVPPNNFKESLALLTNIVVAPVFNPDEFIKEKGVVIDEIKQQNDQPEERLFNYFLKRVWLSPNYANSILGTEHSIKNLEINDLTKFHSKHYTTEKICIAIAGNLSEEIYKIFEKSDLSGIKESPNLINLKNKPSLKIRNGRESVKFENLEFSRIFMAWFIPNLNDQKNIIGLEILASILSVGRNSRLVKILKEDNNLVESIYVDVNAGELGGLFIMEASCESKDIDLVEKQINKTIDEISNCKLLALDEIKKAINIVKSNYIFNLETSTQLTSFYGNELLWGRKSSINSIESHLKYWNNLENFKEITEYIRGEKFTLVASPGKC, encoded by the coding sequence ATGAAAGTAGGAGATGTTAACTACTACACCCATTCAAGCAAAACTAGATGTGTTTTTGTGGACAATAAAGAATTGCCGCTTATAAGCATTGATATTTGGTGCAAAGCAGGTTCTTCATTTGAGGATGTTGATAAAAATGGCACTGCTCATTTTCTAGAACATATGATTTTTAAAGGATCTAACAAAATAATGCCAGGTGAGTTTGACCATAAAATTGAATCACTAGGCGGAGTAAGTAACGCTTCAACTGGTTATGATGATGTACATTACCATGTCTTAGTTCCACCCAATAACTTTAAAGAATCACTTGCTCTTTTGACAAATATAGTCGTTGCTCCAGTTTTTAATCCTGATGAGTTTATAAAAGAAAAAGGGGTAGTTATTGATGAAATAAAACAACAAAATGATCAGCCTGAAGAGAGACTATTTAATTATTTTTTAAAAAGGGTTTGGTTAAGTCCTAATTATGCCAATTCGATCTTGGGAACTGAACATAGCATTAAAAACTTAGAGATAAATGACCTTACGAAATTTCATAGCAAACATTACACTACCGAAAAAATTTGTATCGCAATTGCGGGGAATCTCTCCGAAGAAATTTATAAAATTTTTGAAAAAAGTGATCTATCTGGTATAAAAGAAAGTCCAAATTTAATAAATCTAAAAAATAAACCTTCTTTAAAAATAAGGAATGGTAGAGAGTCAGTTAAGTTTGAAAATTTAGAGTTTTCAAGAATATTTATGGCTTGGTTTATACCAAACCTAAATGATCAAAAAAATATTATTGGACTTGAGATATTAGCATCCATACTCTCTGTTGGAAGAAACAGCAGATTAGTTAAAATTTTAAAAGAAGATAATAATCTTGTTGAATCGATATATGTAGATGTAAATGCTGGAGAATTAGGAGGATTATTTATAATGGAAGCAAGTTGTGAGTCCAAAGATATTGATTTAGTAGAAAAGCAAATTAATAAAACAATAGATGAGATATCAAATTGTAAACTCTTGGCTTTGGATGAAATAAAAAAAGCAATAAATATTGTTAAAAGTAATTATATCTTTAATTTAGAGACATCTACACAACTCACTTCATTCTATGGGAATGAACTTCTTTGGGGGAGAAAATCTTCAATAAATAGTATAGAGAGTCATTTAAAATATTGGAATAACTTGGAAAATTTCAAAGAGATCACAGAATATATCCGTGGAGAGAAATTTACATTAGTTGCATCCCCTGGTAAATGTTAA
- a CDS encoding HlyD family efflux transporter periplasmic adaptor subunit: MKLKILKNLFIYFLLFTPISLGVISCSGNNKSSSKFKEEITSDFIPPITAVAALGQLSPSGEIRQLAAPISQFGSSPRIVEILVNEGDFVKKGDILAIFENGEKLIADLERNENLINTINEEITLKKDQIQRYELALNKDVYSFVEFSQRKDELLKLQKQKINLIGDQKNIKIDLFNSKLRSPIDGFILGINTRVGERPQNEGILDIGSSQKMEALIEVYESDIDRVFISQNVELSSENGGFQKNLKGKVIRISPQVKQRKVLSTDPTGDADSRIIEVLVKLDQDSIDIVQNYAGMKVIAKFIP, encoded by the coding sequence ATGAAATTAAAAATATTAAAAAATTTATTTATTTATTTTTTATTATTTACACCAATATCTCTTGGTGTTATCTCTTGTTCTGGAAACAATAAATCTAGTTCAAAATTTAAAGAGGAAATAACTTCAGATTTCATACCTCCTATTACAGCTGTTGCCGCACTTGGTCAACTTTCTCCTTCGGGGGAGATTAGACAATTGGCCGCTCCAATAAGTCAGTTTGGTTCTTCCCCCCGAATTGTCGAAATTTTAGTAAATGAAGGGGATTTCGTAAAAAAAGGTGATATCCTCGCAATCTTTGAAAATGGTGAAAAATTAATCGCTGATCTTGAAAGAAATGAAAATCTAATTAATACTATTAACGAAGAAATTACCCTAAAGAAAGATCAAATCCAAAGGTATGAGCTGGCTTTGAACAAAGATGTATATTCTTTTGTAGAGTTTTCACAGAGGAAAGATGAATTATTAAAATTGCAAAAACAGAAAATAAACCTTATCGGTGATCAAAAAAACATCAAGATAGATCTATTTAATTCAAAACTAAGGAGTCCAATCGATGGTTTTATCCTTGGAATAAACACGAGAGTTGGTGAAAGGCCTCAAAATGAGGGGATTTTGGATATTGGTTCTAGTCAAAAAATGGAAGCTTTGATAGAGGTTTATGAATCTGACATCGATAGGGTCTTTATCTCTCAGAATGTTGAATTGAGTAGTGAGAATGGAGGTTTCCAAAAAAATCTTAAGGGAAAAGTGATTAGGATTAGTCCTCAGGTAAAACAAAGAAAAGTTCTATCTACTGATCCAACAGGGGATGCTGATTCACGAATTATCGAGGTACTAGTAAAACTAGATCAAGATTCTATAGATATCGTTCAAAACTATGCAGGAATGAAAGTGATTGCAAAATTTATTCCCTAA
- a CDS encoding translation initiation factor IF-2 N-terminal domain-containing protein: MSINTPIFTIAKDLNVESNRVLLACKKLGINAKGATKRLNKEELEKIKSYFETGKNVSDEVINLNKVKSKSSSKKIAEKVKIKYFANRLIRKS, from the coding sequence ATGTCTATCAACACTCCCATTTTTACAATTGCCAAAGACCTTAATGTCGAAAGTAATAGAGTTTTATTAGCCTGCAAGAAACTTGGAATCAATGCAAAAGGTGCGACAAAAAGATTAAATAAAGAAGAATTAGAAAAAATTAAAAGTTATTTTGAAACGGGCAAAAATGTGTCAGATGAAGTGATCAATTTAAATAAAGTTAAAAGTAAAAGTAGTTCTAAAAAAATTGCAGAAAAGGTAAAGATAAAATATTTTGCTAACAGACTTATTCGTAAATCTTAA
- the psb29 gene encoding photosystem II biogenesis protein Psp29: protein MSQHTLTLLRFTYKKLKEKLTVSDSKKLFHEKFPYVIPGLYKRIVDEMLVELNLLNHQNEFTLDYLFCVGLTETFKELMKGYQPEKHLDLLFESLCSSTNFEAKEINEISKKSQKELVDKTSKDILKLLVEKNNSKLYPSRILNLGIYTLISNSQDFKEKNESDKNKMTSDIFEKLSLSANKAEKDIGIYKSSISKMEQAKELIEELRIKDKNKNQKK, encoded by the coding sequence TTGAGTCAACATACGCTAACCTTATTAAGGTTTACATATAAAAAATTGAAAGAAAAATTGACTGTTTCAGATAGCAAAAAGTTATTTCATGAAAAATTTCCTTACGTCATTCCCGGTTTATACAAAAGAATAGTTGATGAAATGCTTGTCGAACTTAATCTTTTGAACCATCAAAATGAATTTACGCTGGATTATCTCTTTTGTGTCGGCCTCACCGAAACATTCAAAGAATTAATGAAAGGATATCAACCTGAAAAACACTTGGATCTACTTTTTGAATCCTTATGCAGTTCTACAAATTTTGAAGCGAAGGAAATTAATGAAATATCTAAAAAGTCTCAAAAAGAATTAGTGGATAAAACATCTAAAGATATTTTAAAATTATTAGTAGAGAAAAATAATTCTAAACTTTATCCTTCAAGGATCTTGAACTTAGGGATATATACATTAATTTCAAACTCCCAAGATTTCAAAGAGAAAAATGAATCAGATAAAAATAAGATGACCTCTGATATTTTTGAGAAGTTAAGCTTATCTGCTAATAAAGCAGAAAAAGATATTGGAATCTACAAAAGCAGCATATCAAAAATGGAACAAGCAAAAGAATTAATTGAAGAGCTCAGAATTAAGGACAAGAATAAAAACCAAAAAAAATAA
- the petN gene encoding cytochrome b6-f complex subunit PetN, which translates to MIFQIGWAALAAIFTFSIAMVVWGRNGDGSIDI; encoded by the coding sequence ATGATCTTTCAAATAGGCTGGGCAGCATTGGCTGCTATTTTTACTTTTTCAATTGCCATGGTTGTTTGGGGAAGAAATGGCGACGGATCTATTGATATATGA
- a CDS encoding ligase-associated DNA damage response exonuclease — protein sequence MRTKQEYLIRYKDGNLYCELADIWIDPSKPVKKALITHAHFDHFTFGCEEYISTKETAILLKERVGDNIKIKTFEYAEEFKINGINISFHPSGHILGSSQIRFIFAEEKWLISGDFKLQKDQTCKQYEIVKTDYLISECTFGLPIFKWDESNKIANDISKWITNTPEKTSLLFCYSLGKAQRLLNEISQTNFKGNIYSHASIHKMNKSYRELGIDIKDTIKIENKKKIDELKGSLILLPPSLSKGSYLKNLKNIQTAFASGWMSIRALRKRSGYDKGFAISDHADWDGILEVVKKSEAKNVFFHHGDSEALSKYLVEKESINVLLFGK from the coding sequence TTGAGAACTAAACAAGAATATTTAATTAGATATAAAGATGGAAATCTTTATTGTGAACTTGCTGATATTTGGATTGATCCAAGCAAGCCAGTAAAAAAGGCATTAATAACTCATGCTCATTTTGATCACTTTACATTTGGCTGTGAAGAATACATTTCTACTAAGGAAACTGCCATTCTTCTTAAAGAAAGAGTTGGAGATAATATCAAAATCAAGACTTTTGAATATGCAGAAGAATTTAAGATAAATGGCATTAATATTTCTTTTCATCCATCCGGTCACATCCTTGGATCTAGTCAAATAAGGTTTATTTTTGCTGAAGAAAAATGGCTAATTTCAGGTGACTTTAAACTTCAAAAAGATCAGACTTGCAAACAATATGAAATAGTAAAAACTGATTATTTAATAAGCGAATGTACCTTTGGTTTGCCAATATTTAAGTGGGATGAATCAAATAAAATAGCAAATGATATTTCAAAATGGATAACTAATACACCAGAAAAAACTTCTTTACTTTTCTGCTATTCACTTGGAAAAGCTCAGAGATTGTTAAACGAAATTAGTCAAACAAATTTTAAAGGCAATATTTATTCCCATGCCAGTATTCACAAAATGAACAAAAGTTATAGGGAACTTGGAATTGATATTAAAGATACTATAAAAATTGAAAATAAAAAAAAAATTGATGAACTTAAAGGAAGTCTTATATTATTACCGCCATCTTTAAGTAAGGGTTCTTATTTGAAAAATTTAAAAAATATTCAAACAGCTTTCGCGAGTGGATGGATGTCAATAAGAGCTCTAAGAAAAAGATCAGGATATGATAAAGGATTCGCAATCTCTGATCATGCTGATTGGGATGGAATTCTGGAAGTAGTAAAAAAGTCTGAAGCAAAAAATGTATTTTTTCATCATGGAGATAGTGAAGCCTTAAGTAAATATTTGGTTGAAAAGGAATCAATAAATGTACTTTTATTCGGTAAATAA
- a CDS encoding phycocyanobilin:ferredoxin oxidoreductase: protein MLSESLTKSKLTDPLILDLLQNIREHRSMLEDLKSIKIDPKLTNIISKEIGRELYIENEFHKAKGFRKLHIEVAEFSKNLKILHCVFFPDPKFDIPIFGMDLVKINDIVSAAIVDLSPASQNQGLKYEKLLSEVDKSSFTSLREIPKWGGIFSNNVFFASLKRKSEKNDFCRVVDQYLTILIKLSKRAKPEVNEEIIQERIDFQKNYCVQQMKNEKTSMVLLKYFDEKWVNNYIKTVLFDF, encoded by the coding sequence TTGTTGTCTGAATCTTTAACTAAATCAAAATTAACTGACCCTCTTATTTTGGATTTATTACAAAATATTAGAGAGCATAGATCCATGCTTGAGGACCTTAAGAGTATAAAAATTGATCCAAAATTAACTAACATAATATCTAAAGAAATTGGCAGAGAACTTTATATTGAAAATGAATTTCATAAAGCAAAAGGTTTTAGAAAGTTACATATTGAAGTAGCAGAATTTTCAAAAAATCTCAAAATATTACACTGCGTTTTTTTCCCTGATCCAAAGTTCGATATCCCAATTTTTGGGATGGATTTGGTAAAAATAAATGATATTGTTTCTGCTGCCATTGTTGATTTATCCCCGGCATCACAAAACCAAGGTTTGAAATACGAAAAATTACTTTCTGAAGTTGATAAAAGCTCTTTTACCTCTTTGAGAGAGATTCCTAAATGGGGGGGGATTTTTTCTAATAATGTATTTTTTGCTTCCTTAAAAAGAAAATCTGAAAAAAATGATTTTTGTAGAGTTGTGGATCAATACCTAACTATTTTGATCAAATTAAGTAAGAGAGCTAAACCAGAAGTAAATGAGGAAATTATCCAAGAGAGAATAGATTTTCAAAAAAATTATTGTGTTCAACAAATGAAAAATGAAAAGACTAGCATGGTACTTCTAAAATATTTTGATGAAAAATGGGTCAATAACTACATAAAAACAGTACTATTCGATTTTTAA